Within the Tursiops truncatus isolate mTurTru1 chromosome 12, mTurTru1.mat.Y, whole genome shotgun sequence genome, the region AATCACTGCCAGTTGTACTGTAACATGCCATGAAATGTAAGACCCATCCCAATTTTGGAGATGGTAAGATGTGGGGGGAATGTGCTTCTTAGAACGGGTGGAATATGGTATTCCATACCTTCACCTTCTCTTAGCTCAGAAAACGTCCCTGTCCTTACTTCAGCTGATTTCTTTGTTCCTCGTTtccctgagaaaacagaagcaaccaGAAGAGAACGTCCACAGTCTTCATCGCCTGGACCTGGGCCCATACACTCTTCCCTTCCTCACACTTACTGTGGGCGACTTGTCTATTCTCTTGTCTCAAGCCAGCCTCCCTCCTTGGGAACCGGATCCCAGCCTCCCTGGCCTATTTAAAGACACCTTTTCAGcagtttccctctttttctcccgcattatccacttttctttctctactagATCATTCCCAGCAGCACTACAAACATGCTGTAACACTACCCCTCCCCAGGTGGGCGGCCCTGTGGGGCAGAAACTCTTGCTTCCACATCCGTCTCCAGCTCCCACTTGACTTTCCTGCTCTTTGTAGCAGGATTTCTCAGAAGATACATATGTAGTCACTTTCTCCGATTTCACTCCTTGCAGTCTGAAAACCACTCCAGTCAGGCCCTGTCCTCTGTAGCCATAGTCCTGAAGCTGCTCTTGGGAAAGTCCAGTAACTTTCTGAACCCAGTAGTCAGTTCTCAGTCCTTCTCTTGCTCTTCCTCTTAACAACATTTGGCCCAGCtgatctcttcctcttcctggagaTCCTTTGTTTACTTAGCTTCCAGTCTCTTCAAGTTTTCTTCCGACCTCAGTGGTCATTTTATAGGCTGATTTGCTGGTTCATCCTTTTCTTCCTAACCTTTTGATATTGGAGTATCCAGGGCTTGGTCCTTGGACTCTCCTCTGTAGCTCTGCTCACTCCTTTGTCATAGCTTTAAATGCCGTCTATACATTGATGACTGACTGACTCCTCATTCTGGACTTCACTGCTGAAATCCAGAATTGTATATCCAGCTTCCTGCTCCACTTCTTCACTTGGGTGGCATCTCAGATGTAACTTGCCTAAAGCCAGATTCTCGATCTTAACTACACCCCTGTTCTTCTGTGTTCCTCCTCATCTCAGTGAAAGACAACTCCATCCCTTCATTTGCTCAGACCAGAAATCTTGGCGTCTCCTTAATTCCTCTCAAAGCTCAAGTCCAGTCTCAGCAAGTTATGTGGGCTTTACGTTTGGTGTATATCTAGAGTTGAGCCACTGCTCAACTTCCCTGGTACCACCTAGGTCCAAATCATTGTGTCTTGTCATTATTACTGCATTCACCTTCTAATTGGTCTCCCTGTTTCCACCGTTGCCTCCACCACCCACCAGCCTCTTCTCAACCCAGTATgatctttacatttaaaattaaagtcaTTTTGTAAGTTAAATCAAGATGGAGTTCTAACCCATATCCCACTGCTCTCCCCTCCACTTTCCCCTctccagctctgtggccttgcTGTTCACTCCGTGTAGGATGTTCTACCCCATGTCACTTCATGGTTTGCTCACTACCTCCTTCTGATGTGTATTCAGACATCACCTGCTCAGTAAGGCCTCCCCTGAGTCCTCTGCTTAAACTTGCAAGATCATATCACTGTCGTCACTGCCATTTCTCATTcgcttcctttgttttctgtgtgtttgtcataGTGTTACCACTAGAATGTAAATTGTCTTCACTGCTGAATCCCCCAGACCAGAATAGCACCAGGCACATGATGGGTACTCagtttattgaatgagtgaataaaactTAACAGAGCAAGTTTACCACTTCTGAACAAATCAATTTCCCACATTAGTATGGTCATTATAATACTGCAACTATAGAATTTAACTGAATTTTGCCAAACTTAAGTGGATCAATAGAACCTAACTTTTCTGAACCTAAGATAACAAGCATACtagaaactaaatttaaaatgtgtcacttctgggcttccctggtggcgcagtggttgacagtccgcctgccgatgcaggggacacgggttcgtgccccggtccaggaagatcccacatgccgcggagtggctgggctcctgagccatggccgctgaacctgcgctccacaacgggaggggccacaacagtgagaggcccgcgtaccgcaaaaaaaaaaaaacaaaaaaaagtgtcatTTCTGACATGGGGAGACCTACTTATTTATTCACATTATTTTATAGCATAGCAAattgttaataaaattattttaaaggtaaactGTTGAAAGTAATTAAGACAATCGTTTTTTCAGGAAGGCTTGACTTTATTCATAGTTAATATATACCATAAACCATACTCATTTAGCTATTGAAATAAATCCTTTACTTTGTTAGCTTCACTTGTACCTATGTTTGtacttgaaagaaataaaatgtatatggtTTCCAGTAAATTACACTGACCTCTTTTGAATTAAATTATTATCTTTGTGATTGATGTTGACATCCCTCAAGAAACCAAAAGATTGTGTAAGATTATGTTTTctctaagaattaaaaatatctgtatgCAACTTGACATTTTTATATTCATCTTTTGCTGAACACAGTATTGTATATTATATTAGATCTAAAGTGTGCCTTTGTTATAATTCAggtttttattaaaaagactcATTTCTATAAATCTAGGAAATTTTATCTCTTTCCCTTATGGCTGTCCTATTCATTCCAAactaaaaaccacaaataaatagaattgaATTTAGATCTCATTTTGAACTCACTGTTCTCAGAGAGATTTGGTTAGAATTTCCTTTAAAGATTCTGAATGTTAGGAGGTTCAGAattttaaggaaggaaaaaaagttgaATATTTACTGCAAGCCAAAGACTATTGttggcatttttaaaatcagttaacaGGGCTGTGCTTCGAGTCCCTATTACAAAGCTGTGAACATTGCTTTACTTTTTCACTTGTCGGTgacaaattattcttttaaaatctcatcaTTGGCCTCTTTCCTCTAAACTTGCACTAACAGTTCTAAAATGAAGCTGTCTGTTAATCATCAACACTGTGTCTGTTAATCATCAACACTTGAGGCAGAGAAGGAGTGAGGAATTGGTTAACAGTTTAGAACTTTTAAACTTATCCTAAAACTCTCCATGCTCAATTCTAATTGTTCAGGTCTCTGGTAATTTGACAGTAAGGTGTCTCATCATCATGTGTTTATCTCGACAGTGACCCTGCCATGAAGCAATTTCTGCTGTACTTGGATGAGTCAAATGCCCTAGGGAAGAAGTTCATCATTCAAGACATTGATGACACTCACATCTTCGTAATAGCAGAGTTGGTTAATGTCCTCCAGGAGCGAGTAGGTGAATTAATGGACCAAAATGCCTTTTCTCTTACCCAGAAGTGAAAATATTAGATAATAACCACTTAGGAATTAAAAGTAACAAATGTGAGAGACTCACCATTCGATGTCTTGTGTGACTGATTAGATTTACAGAATTGCTCGGAAGCATGTGACAGGGAAGACTGTGATATCATTTGTTTATAAGAAAGCCCCTGAACTGACtttcttgttctgtttttttcagtgtgtgtaccctagaatttaaaaaaaaaaaaatgttggctaTAATTTGGCTTTTATTAAAACAGTTGGCTATAATTTGGCTTTTATTAacctatattaaaatataaatgtaattggTTTTCCTACTTCTTAATGCCAATTTAATACATTAAGAATATAATGGAATATGCTTTTAAATCATCAGTCTAACCTACATACCACCTATATATTATCTTTGCTTATTCGTATTAGTAATTGGGGGTTTGGTAGTGTAGGtatggtttgttttgtttccactAGAAACTTCACAGACTGTTTAGATAAATATGCCAAGGTGGGAACTTTAGTAATATTTATACCTTACAAATAGTATCTGCATGCCAGCCAGCTCTGTTGGTGAAGAAGATGTGGAAGAGAAAGAACCCTGTAACATTAACGTAAACtgcagtttgcatttccctaaaaatgcagttttttaaaagcacagaggGTTAGAAACAACCAAATGGGAAAGGTACATGCTGCTTTGCAGCTTTCATCTTTCCTTGTTCAGACTTTGTTGGTCACATTTTCCCATCAAGGTAAGTGCTCTTTTATTGAGAAGTCAGTTTTCCTTGGGCCTTATTCCCTATGAGAATCCCTGTTTAAATTtgtctaaaaaagaaaagtaggaacAGATAGAAGCAAAGTCAATCTTGGGGAAGGTTAAGATGTGTTGCATCTAGTTCTATGGTTGATTGAGGCAGAAACAATAACACTGATGGGGGTTTGCTTCCCTTCCTGAACATAGTGGTACTAGGATGGGTTCATGGGGTGGGAATTTTCCAAGAGAAAAGATAACTTTCATGATGTTAAGTGGAATCTTATCAA harbors:
- the GTF2H5 gene encoding general transcription factor IIH subunit 5 codes for the protein MVNVLKGVLIECDPAMKQFLLYLDESNALGKKFIIQDIDDTHIFVIAELVNVLQERVGELMDQNAFSLTQK